ATCTCGTTCAATTCTACACAGAGCAATAACAAATGCTCATTTGTGGTAGAGTCTGTTTTAGCCTTACTCCTTTCCTCGCTGGCTCTGTTGCTTTGATCAGcaagattttcttttagttcATTCACGAGACTTTTATAGGACGCAACTTCGTTTTCTAATGTCTGAATGCGCGTTTTCCTTTCGACATCTAACTTTTCCCAGTTTTCTAAAACATTTCTCAATTCTCGCACTTCCTCCCAACATCCTTCCATCTCcgatttcatttgtttcttaaTCTTCACTTTCTCCTGTTCGTTTTTCTCCGATTTCTTTGTCAACAGTTCCATCTCGTTGATCGCTTCGACTGCTTGATCACTCGCATTGTTGGCTTCAACTCTCAACTTACTCAAATCACTCTGATATTTACCGACAAAACTCCGCAAACTTTCCACCTCTTCCCAGCTTTTTTCATGCTCTTCTTTATAAACCACAATCTGGCTTTCTAACTCTTCAATCCGCCGAGCTTTctcgctttcattttcttccagaaaatcaattttctcctttaaaattttcaattcgTTCTCGTGAGACTCCGCTTCAGATTTCAGCTCTTCTTCGAGTTTAAATCGTTCAACTAGTTCCTCTTCAAGCCTGATTTTAAACGTTTCCAACTGGCTTTGCACAGTCGCTAAATCTTTGCGTGTTATGTAAAGTTCCGATTCAACCTCTTCACGTGTAACTCTCGATCCGCAACTATTGCAATGCGTCTCTAAATTTTCCGCACATTTCATTCTCTTCTCTCCATTCTCTAAAACCATTCCACTCCGTTCTGTGCAATTTTCTGTGTTTACACGAAGAGcattaaattgttttgaatcACCTGATCTTGCACCATTATGAACGTGATCGTAAACATTTTCGTCTCCATCTACATTTGAAGGAGACCCCTCAAAAGGTTTCAAATTTTCACAGATACCGTGCACCACCTGCTTAGAGTTGTCTTTGTAATTTGAATCAGCCATATAAATATCCTGTTCTCTTGTAGCGACAGCAAAACTTTCCGGAGTCTTGATTCTAATAATCTCTCGAATATTCTTGCTCCCAACCGGCGGAGATCCCAACCTAATCGTTATATGAGTCATGTCGCTTCACTGTTTCAATCGCGTGAAATTTGCAACATCTGAACAGCACTGCGCTGGGTGCTATATAAAATGGAAGTCTTGGCAATTCTTGGCTAAAATCCAACGCTTTCATCCTCTAAAGCATGTAATTACCAAACCTGTGAATCACATTACacacaaaaatttgaatttcaagcaGTGTTTGGCAACAACGCGCACAATCTGAATAGGCAAGTGTCTCGTGAGGACCGATTTTGATCAGAGCCACCTGTGGCACTTTAAGCAATAAACTGCAATCCGCGAGCCTATCGGCTTTGATTACGCGCGAATTCTAATTGCACCACGCGACTAAACAGAGAATAAAGACGAGCGCGCGTTGATATGGTACTTTTTTTCTGGTGTTCAAATCGATATCTCTTACgttcgagttgaacacgagaagaaaaatttcacgtctacaagcaaccatgtattattttgtataTTACAGACACACCATAGGCCTTTACTACAAGAATAGTCGACTTTatcaataaacaataaaaaaacagttgtcgattttcgctctcagccgcgagaaatgccacCTCCAAATCCAAGTcactttctgtttttcttttcatgttttggttttcttccgcTTTTAGAAAATTTTAAACGTCTCTATTTGTGAGCGGCACAGATCTTTTAGTGTTgttagcagccataatccggGAAAATTTCGAGAAACCACCTTGGATTCAAAATGGTGAAGACTTTGCCCTTCATTCATCAACATAAcagagtggcgcgaaaggcgagtgacgtgtcagttACTGATTGGCGATAttaaacacacgtgaaaaattaacgtaaataaatgactgtaaatatatgaaaatcatatatgtgaagAGAATGGCAAAGGGGGGGGAAGGTTCCAATCACACATCACGCGGATTTGTTTTACTAAATCACACATCacggataatttttttaaccaatgacGTAAAAGGAGTCAGTATACTAAGCtaatactgtaagattttaaccTATCGGATGTATTTCGTAAAAAaagttgtggttattcatcgtagtgaataacaataaaagctaagtttttcgtttgtctcatgatgtagtcacATGTGATGTAGAGCGCGACGTTTCCACTGCATaatgctagtcttcttcaggcgatgatgTCAACtagtcatgcgtgatcttataaagcatgatgctctgctgtgattagttatttttcaacagctctgattggtgcatttcgatccctgctgtttcactcagtgatttgctccctcggcaGTCCGtctgtcgcacggctctcctgttgttgttttttgattgtgggcatccacgcttctgcaatttctattccaccatccctgttgatgttgttacgGTGAAGTCTTAaatgaattgcctctttgagggtcacgatcaataaacgaagtaaagtttaacgacctcatcgcctgaagaagactagcagtatgcagtcgaaacgtcgcgatctacatcacacgtgactacattgtgagacaaacgaaaaaacttatcTTTCATCACGATTGGATGTattgtcaaaaattaaattgaatccAACGTTTTTTATACTGGAACGAATCGCGTTTCATTTGTCATATTGCTTTTTGTTAGACAAATAAAGACGACTTAGTTGTTGAAACTAGACGCTCCGAGAGCGTTTTCTCGGGCTTCGTATCGCAATATCAAATCGTACTTTACAAGTATAGAgcacaataaaaataaatcttagGTATTTACAATTCAAGGTGCTTCGTTGAGTATCCTCTTCATCCAATAGCTTGTTGTTTGCCTCACCTTCGAAGTTCTGTTcacgaagaattttttttttcaattcaacatctGAGGTGTTCGTCTGGGTATCATAGTCGTCATAGTATGTTCTTTAATAAGTCAATAGTCAtagttttgacaatgttttCGTAGTTTGAACCCATATATAGCCCAGTTATCTCGTGAGAACCAGTATGAACTTTACTAATTTGGCCATCTTTCACATGATTTGCGGCCACTAGTGGCTCTAAGATTGAGTAGACGTCTGCgccacttaaaatttttttttgatacacAGGCAATATTTATGTCAATGCTTTGCCCAATCCTCTTATGTACGGCAACTGTCTTTATGCCAGTAAAGGATATAACGTGGCATTTGAATTcgtttaagttaaaaaatgttttcctcgTGTACTAACTCATTGCTTACATCGCCATCCTCTCGGTATGCATAAAATGATACCAAAATTCTAACGTCTTTTACCGTTTCAGTCGTTTAGGTCGACATTCTTTCAGATCTTTCATTCGATGGATTCAGATACTTTCTGGTTTTTCTAGATAAGATCTGGCGCCCCACCACGACCAGGCGGTCGACAAAAATATCACTAAAGGTCATATACCTTGTGCAAATGTTAACTTTAGTAACTTGTGCTTATTGTGTTACGATTGTTTGGACCTACCACGAACATCAAAGACATCAGAGGTCAAGCGAAGGTCAGCAAAGGACGGAAAAGACCAGAAATAGTGTCACGGCTGCCGCAGTTTATTGATCTTTGTTAAGACTCTATTCGCTTTGAATGATAGGTTTCCTCTTAGGGCAAAGAACGTTCATTATCACGGGAATCTAATTAGTAAGTCTTATAAATCACGCGTCACGGGCttgtaaaatagaaaatcaCGCATCATGTTGTCGTGTGCAGTCCCGCGTCACGCGGATAATTTGGGTTTAATCACGCGTCACTCTGCAAATTTTGGGACCATCACGCGTCACGTGGGCCGTAATTTTACACGTAGGctgttacagcttttctcagggcttgAGATACTAATAGTTGCTTTATTCGCCTCGTTGCCAAAGGGGTTTTATTTCAGGAAGCAGTGATACCAGGCCTACGTTGATACGCATAGTTTTCAACCGTTACACTGAAGGCAAAAAAAGTTTACATACATCAATCACAAACTAAGAAAATGTCACCAACCTATTTTCTCCGTCACCATGCCTCTACTGGAAGAAGTCAAGAAGTCATTTCTGTTGACGAACCACCAGATTGTGAACAATAATCAATGTCTTGAACAACAATATTCTGATCTGCTATTTTGTAAACAACATTAGCCAATGAAGAGCCATCATTTGAGTTGGAAGGTAGCACTGAAAGCTCATAGAGATTTGCAGCCTTCACCTGGATTAGAAGGACAAACTGTACCCAGCGTTCATAAAATGATTGTCTTGGAACTGATTTAGTGTCAGTGGGAACTGTAATTGACATCAATAGCATGCCAGATTGTTTGACTTTGGGCTGATCACTATAGGAGAagcaaaattgaatttaaccctttaatccccaagagtgaccagcatctaatttctccttacaatatcacccttgaatcaaacatagAGGTTATAAGAATagaggaattgatcaccaactaaagcagctcttgattgtaaaacaaattctccttgtcagtactatagaaaatgtacagagaacagtatggagaatatgcagacaTGCGTTAGGttgcaaagggttaaattgtAAATATTCAGCAATCCACCATATCATTTTTTTCTGGCATACAAGTTTTAAAAAGAGGAATTTCTCCATATGCTAATCGGTGATTTATGTGTTGGAGAAAATCATCCAGCTTTACAACAACCATAGCTTCATAGAgacattatcaaaattttggaaaagtCTGGGTCCCATTTCTCAGAATGGCAGTTGACTCTTGCCTGATGGACACCTTAAGGACACCCCGCTATTGCTGACAAGAGCCAGCCCCCCAGCAAATCACATGAAGAAAGTACATGACTGAAATAAATGTCTCTTATTACAGACTCTTACTATTACAGAAATGCAGACACTTTCATGCCCCTTCAGTGCAACACTTAGTGGACCATATTGGACACTTAAGTACTTCATCCAAAATCCTGACTCACATAACATAAAGTGAAATTGCAAtacaggaaaataaagaaactattCTTCAATTGGGTGTAAACATGAGAATTTCCTGCTTGCAGCCTtatctttttttgctttgtgaGGCCATGTTAGAAACTTTATGTTTACTTAGAACTGTACATATTATTTCATTCACTTTgagacaaaacaattttttttctcttttacctTGCAATTACAGACTCTTGCTATTAAAGACACCAAATCTCCCGCAAAGGGTGTCCGCAATAATGGGAGTCAAATGTATTATTATAAGAAATCATGGTTTTGGAAAAAGTGtattttttgctattttttcaCTGAAGATCAAGACATCAATACTTCTTCAATTCAAAATATGAAGGGGTCCATAAAAACATCAtgtaatgaaacaaaatagACTGGTATTTGAGCTGAGATCTCCAATACTAAACCTAACATTTAGATTTCAAGTAATGATTGCAGGTCCATGAAGTTACAAGGGCTTTCAAAAGACAAGAGTCAGAcctttttaagaaaaaagatgTGCATTGCAAGAACTTTGTGGTTAGTTTACAAAAACTGCCTGTTGGCTCCTTAAACCGTTAACTCCTTGAAGTGGTAAACATGTAACTCCAGTACAAAAGTAATGAcagtactcaaacttatcaggtagaagttgttatctggatctaacaccaaattctcgttactGATTCTCAATGAAATGCGTAACAACTATATATTGGGGAGAgtaaacaatcagatctttaaAGTTAAGGGCTAAACTTACATTTGCTTGGACTTTTGAAACAGGAAAGCATCCACAGTAAGAGCGAAAATCTTGGCAACTGACGACAAATCTTCGTTTCTCATATTGGCGGGAAAATAGGCATCAATATTATCTACAATGATAGCATGAGAAACTCTAGCTGTCGACATGTGGATAGACGCCATGTAATTCAGAAATTCCTCTTTCGTTTCCAAATAGACCATCTGTATGTTCTTCAAAGTACCACTTGAGGGCTGAGTTCTTCCATGAGTGAGCAAAGGAAGTTTTGAGAGTTTTCTGGGACAAATAAACAGGACGTGTTTTCCTTCGTCAGCAAAGCTAAGAGCCATTTCGAAAAGAAGCGAGGTTTTTCCAACTTCAGGCGGCCCACACAACAGGATTTTATCGATTCCAGTAACAAAATCTGCATCAAAAAGTAAAGAAGATGTGCTTTCTTGGCCTTCTCCTTTAGATTCACCGCAAGAAGGATTATTGATGCGAAACAAACGAGATAGCATTTTGACAAGACGCTGTTTACTGTCCTGTGCGCGAAATTTACCGCCAGGCGACATTCTAATGCGGAGAGGTCTGGGTACTAGACTTCTCATAAGctacaaaactacaaaacagtccttttcaaaaggaaaattttcagaaaaactaATTTaggaaatcaaaataaaatctaATAAATGCActttatatatatttgttacgCTGATTTGTTCGAATTTGAGAGACGTATTTCGGTCTTTATGAAAGGTTAAGGAGAAAGGGAAGGCGTAAGGACCTGGTACAGAGTTCCTTTCTATCACGTGTTTCATTCACTAtctcctctttctctctttgtACGACACGTCTCCAAGATGGCTGCACGAGGTTCGTGAAACacattttaattgaaaaatgctATAGAAGTGATCGTATATCATCGTTTTACCGTAGATCTATTGTTTTCGGAGCTGCATGATTAAGGAGGCAGCTGTATCTTGAATGTTTAGACAGACCGTTCCTTCTATTTGGTCGCGTGTTTATACCAACTCAGGGAAATCGAATTGTGCTGATTAATTACTGTAGTCCAGTTCATTGACTTTTTTCAATATTCTTCGCCAAAGCAgcgaatttttttcaaaggatttGATTAAATTACAAGCAGTGCCTGCTTCAATTGTCAGTTTTCTGGCAATTGGCTTAAAATATGGTGGAGATTTTCATTGTTACTTTTGCAGTCTATGAATGCGGTTGGCCTTTGTTTTGTCTACCCTCTCACTAGGATCTTGTTATAGGAAAAACAGTCTGTCTGAAACGTTTAAAATTACTTCTTCCTTCGATTCCACATAGTAGTGAATAACTGGACGAAATACGGTTTATTTCTGAGAGAGAATAACTTGACATGGCGTATCAATTTCTGTTATTGTACATacagtaatatttttcttttatctcgCCACAGTATTCTCAAGGGattgatttgtttcatttccCTTACCCAAATCAAATTTATGGAAGACCCATACTGATTTCTCTGTTACTGCTAAATTTGATTCCTCTTGGTAGTTCACTAGAACCTTTCCCTTCAGACACAGGCTCACCTTTTTTAATGGGCAAAAACCTTTATTCATATTAGAAATATGTGCAGGGAGGCTGTGCGATAAGTCATGTGGGTGTTCTTGAATTGAGGTTCTACCATGCTCTGAATTTCATTGTTGTTCTAGAATCTCAAGTTCTACTTTTAGGGACTGataaatcttttaaaaacaCACTTTTTATGGAGAAATTTGTAGCAGGAGAATAATCCAAAGGAACTGGAGAAAATTCTTCAAATCTACATGAAAAGCAGCTTGACCTGCAAAGAATTTTCTAGTAGCTTAAAACTTTTTACGACTTAAGGACACACAATTGAGAATTCTTTTGAAAAGGTGGTGTGGACTGCTAACAGGTTGAACTTTGCAAACAAGACTTTGAGCTTAATACTCAGCAAGTCAATTCAAAAGTTCTGAAAGATATATGTAGAGTCTAACAGCTGTCCAGCCACAAACTATTTTGCACGaatattataatattttaaCATATAGATGGAAATTTAGTTGGAGAATTATGTAAAGTAGTGAAATACATGTAATATTATGATCTCTGTCACTTGATGCTTTTTATCCTCACAGCAGTAAGCTTATTCTAGTTACTGtactctgtacatttcctatgatattgacaaggagattttgtttaacaatcagaagGTCCTTTTGTGAGATCATTTCCTGTCTTCGTTTGACCTAATGCTTGATTTAGCTAGGTTACtgtaaggaggaattagatgcttgtcacccAGTGAGATTTAAttgccattttcttttttcatgatttacAGGTGCCTGTCTTCTTGTGGTGTTGGCCTTCGTAGTCTGTACCAGTGCAATTTCTCTGTCCAGTGTTTTGAGCATTGAAGATCAAGTTAGATTCAAACAGACATTCTACAATGCTATACCTTTCAAAGATCTAAAGACAGCAACCTATTCAATCATAGGTTTAAAACTGATGAAGGCAGAGATTCCTCCAACACAGGTATCATCCAGTTTATGAATTGTACagatagtttttttaaattattttgatagaaAGTGTTATCAGTGAAAAAGATAGTTTTTGGCCACTGCAGTAGAACCCCACTAACTCAAAGCTAGATCCAATTACCTTTGGATTTGACCCCATTTTTCCAGCCAAGTTTACCTCTATAACTCAAACTTTTTGTAAGAATTTCACTCAATATACATAGTGTTAGAGTGTAACTGATTGACACACTCCATTTGTTAACCTTGATAGATATGAATGTGATAACATTTATGAAGTCATAGTGCGTTTAGCTAAACTTCCCAAACTAAAATACCATATTCCTTCACCTATAAGCCAATCTCAGCTATAAGCTGAGACCCTAAAAGTTAGAGACCTTCCAACAGACTCgtgttgtccaaaagaaaaagcaaaaccatcggCTATAAGCCAAGagcaaaattcttgattgtaactGGCCATTTGAGTGAGCAAACCTCACAGAAAACATTGGAAAATGTCTCAATGAACACAAAAGCTGATGAATGAGAAtaaacgcaaaagaaaaaaaagcgaatcAGTGAAGATGTTTGAGTCAGCAGGTTTCTGTTGTAGTTATGAAATTGAGTGATGATGGCCATAAGGAAGGAAAAGgcttttaacactttacacccttATATCAGTaatcatattctccatactgttctctgtacatttactagtgtgtggacaaggagaatttgtctaacaatcaagagtttctttagttggtgatcatttctttcattctcatgacagtaatgtgtgattcagaggttatattgtaaggagaaattagctgcttGTCGTTCTTAGGGGTTGAAGTGTTAATGGAGTATTTAGAGTTGAACAGTAGGGCCATAATGAAATTAAGTGAAGgatgaaaaagagaacaaagctgaaagcttattttaaattacCTATGTGTACATTGGATTATTGGAATATTGAGAAATTAGAGCAAggtgaaaaataacaaacagcTAGTTGCTAGTAGCAGAGCTCACAGAGACCCAGGTTTTAgtcctggccagggcaaggtgttgtgcccttgagacatgcgggaaaaaaaaatgcaagctccacttgcttggctaaatctatatattgcCACTGAAAATTGACTGTTGGCTACCAGATTTTAAATGCTGGTTGCCAACAGGTGACTTTGATTAAGTCTTGTCAGTGTTCTTGCAGGCTTAGTGGAGAACATCTAGTAACTGTTTCTGTTATATTTCTTTCAACAGGATGTTTGCAAATTTGCTAAGGATAGCATTGATAGTAGCAGTGTAACCTCCATATTCTATGCAGCTACCATAAAGTTTTTTGCAAATTGCAAGGTTTGTAAatctttctcttgttttctgCAATTATTTTATGGTGACATTGCACTGTACTCTTTTGTGTGTTGTGATTGtggtcatcattatcattattatcctGTACagaccagaattttttcaggccttattttcactactgcttaagtagtgttcattactgtgaagattactttcatattcacatcttAATCCACAGTTCActtatgattttcatttattcacagtcattattattatcatcattatcatttaatGGGAAATGCGACAGGGTATTGGAGGGTGCATTGGACCCCTGGGTTGATAGGTCCAACTTTAGGACCAAGCCATGTAATTGTGTCCTTGGACAAAACACTTtcctctcacagtgtctctctctaCCCAGTAACGTAAATGGATCCTGGCAAATTTTtggggaagcctgatgaaatgctggggggtaaccttgcatTGGACAGGCATCCCATCTAGGGGAAAGTAGTAATACTTCTAGTCACTTCATGCTGTGGAAACTAGGATGAGCTACTTGGCTCTattaaagatttttttataatttctatGTCACAAGTGGGGAAGAGAAGCAGAGGATCAAGCTCTCCTGTTTCTTATCAACCTACATTATGTATAACCCTTACCACGGCTTTGGGAgtaaactgtttcatttttctaacCTGTTGTGAGATCAAGAATGCTCTTAGTTGCCTCATGCAATGTAAACTGCGATAAGCTTTTGACAATGTCTATAACTTGACTCACAAAATTACAACACCTGTAGCCTCAATGTTAAACTTAATGTCTTTGTGGAAGTCAAATTACAGTTGTCTTTGTCTTTTCTG
The sequence above is a segment of the Pocillopora verrucosa isolate sample1 chromosome 5, ASM3666991v2, whole genome shotgun sequence genome. Coding sequences within it:
- the LOC131772768 gene encoding uncharacterized protein, yielding MTHITIRLGSPPVGSKNIREIIRIKTPESFAVATREQDIYMADSNYKDNSKQVVHGICENLKPFEGSPSNVDGDENVYDHVHNGARSGDSKQFNALRVNTENCTERSGMVLENGEKRMKCAENLETHCNSCGSRVTREEVESELYITRKDLATVQSQLETFKIRLEEELVERFKLEEELKSEAESHENELKILKEKIDFLEENESEKARRIEELESQIVVYKEEHEKSWEEVESLRSFVGKYQSDLSKLRVEANNASDQAVEAINEMELLTKKSEKNEQEKVKIKKQMKSEMEGCWEEVRELRNVLENWEKLDVERKTRIQTLENEVASYKSLVNELKENLADQSNRASEERSKAKTDSTTNEHLLLLCVELNEIFREHLNSHGKFSELSLVLAATQKDLEEARNRSQSQNQILQQFKRDYNDLHDTMTALNEENRHLRNSLEKKCVEGADIRRKFLASETQVSWLKEALDIVDKATKKSS